Proteins encoded by one window of Akkermansia muciniphila ATCC BAA-835:
- a CDS encoding prepilin-type N-terminal cleavage/methylation domain-containing protein, whose protein sequence is MKNHSAYRRLREAKGFTLMEILVVMVIIVVLATLTISIYTWLETRKNEQATESIVRKIEMGLESYHSDHDRYPYGTEAPFNNHGVAVANGEEYSSNVVYMALFGDHKNEGVPSRDTTIYNDELNPSTQPKSNPTVREVHVKSKDGRPVTLYILADPWGSPYRYRLGSEQSIPTRTDRARNLKMGNGLNPDYDFWSFGKDGDSDLKDPHAPENEDDIGNLPKF, encoded by the coding sequence ATGAAAAATCATTCCGCATACCGCCGGCTCCGGGAGGCAAAGGGGTTCACCCTCATGGAAATCCTGGTAGTGATGGTGATCATCGTGGTGCTGGCCACGCTGACCATCTCCATTTACACCTGGCTTGAAACCAGAAAGAACGAACAGGCTACGGAATCCATTGTCCGCAAAATTGAAATGGGGCTGGAGAGCTACCACAGCGACCATGACCGCTACCCCTACGGCACGGAAGCTCCCTTCAACAATCACGGCGTAGCCGTGGCCAACGGGGAGGAATACAGTTCCAACGTGGTTTACATGGCTCTGTTCGGCGACCATAAGAATGAGGGTGTTCCTTCCAGGGATACAACCATTTACAATGATGAGTTGAACCCCTCTACGCAGCCCAAAAGCAACCCGACTGTCCGGGAAGTCCATGTGAAAAGCAAGGACGGCAGGCCGGTTACCCTTTATATTCTTGCGGATCCATGGGGTTCCCCCTACCGCTACCGCCTGGGCAGCGAGCAGTCCATCCCCACCAGAACCGACAGGGCCAGAAACCTGAAAATGGGCAACGGCCTGAATCCGGATTATGATTTCTGGTCTTTCGGAAAAGACGGGGACAGTGATTTGAAAGACCCGCACGCCCCTGAAAACGAAGATGACATCGGCAACCTGCCGAAGTTCTGA
- a CDS encoding ribonuclease H-like domain-containing protein, producing MRDIVYFDLETRHSAAEVGGWHNTAEMRLSVGVTYSTASGKYTIYSEEMVDDLIRQLSQADLVVGYNHEHFDYGVLQRYTMWNMIDITNNLDLCKDIEQRGGVRVKLDSVAAASIGSSKTAVGTQALKWWAEYAQTGNTELLMDIARYCCFDVKVTRDVHWYGAEHGFIRYDDKKGGQVELPVDWKL from the coding sequence ATGAGAGACATCGTATATTTTGATTTGGAAACCCGTCATTCCGCGGCGGAGGTGGGCGGCTGGCATAATACGGCCGAGATGCGCCTTTCCGTGGGCGTGACTTATTCCACGGCTTCCGGCAAATATACGATTTATTCTGAGGAAATGGTGGATGATCTCATCCGGCAGCTTTCCCAGGCCGACCTGGTGGTGGGTTACAACCACGAGCATTTCGACTATGGCGTGCTCCAGCGTTATACGATGTGGAACATGATTGATATCACGAACAACCTTGATTTGTGCAAGGACATCGAACAGCGCGGGGGAGTGCGCGTCAAGCTGGATTCCGTGGCGGCCGCCTCCATCGGTTCTTCAAAAACGGCCGTGGGCACCCAGGCTCTCAAATGGTGGGCGGAATACGCGCAGACGGGTAATACGGAGCTTTTAATGGATATAGCCCGTTATTGCTGTTTTGACGTGAAGGTGACGCGGGATGTGCACTGGTACGGGGCGGAACACGGTTTCATCCGTTATGATGATAAAAAGGGCGGCCAGGTGGAATTGCCCGTGGATTGGAAATTGTAA
- a CDS encoding glycosyltransferase family 2 protein: MKRISLIVPCLNEEEAIPAFKQEIDRVFKECLEGYAPELIFVDDGSTDRSLEMIKKMAEHSPEVKFISFSRNFGKEAAIYAGLEAATGDYAAVMDVDLQDPPSLLPDMLKAIEKEGYDCAGTRRVTRQGEPLLRSFFARAFYKTIHQISDTRIVDGARDYKLMTRPVLEALLSLKEYNRFSKGLYEWVGFRTKWFEYENVERVAGETKWSFFKLFLYSIEGIVAFSTAPLALASIMGVLLSFISFLSIIILTVRELIWPHSAYGWTSLVCVFCMMGGIVLLCLGILGQYLAKTYTEVKKRPIYIARERSIKPFN; the protein is encoded by the coding sequence ATGAAACGTATTTCCCTGATCGTTCCCTGCCTGAATGAAGAAGAAGCCATTCCGGCGTTCAAGCAAGAAATAGACCGGGTTTTCAAGGAATGCCTGGAGGGCTACGCCCCGGAACTTATCTTCGTGGACGACGGTTCCACGGACCGCTCCCTGGAAATGATTAAGAAAATGGCGGAACACTCCCCTGAAGTAAAATTCATTTCCTTCTCCCGCAATTTCGGGAAGGAAGCCGCCATCTATGCGGGCCTGGAAGCGGCCACAGGGGATTATGCCGCCGTCATGGATGTGGACCTTCAGGATCCTCCTTCCCTGCTTCCGGATATGCTGAAAGCCATTGAAAAGGAAGGATATGACTGTGCGGGAACGCGCCGCGTCACCCGGCAGGGGGAACCGCTGCTGCGGTCCTTTTTCGCCCGCGCCTTTTATAAGACGATTCATCAGATATCGGACACCCGCATCGTGGACGGAGCCCGGGACTACAAGCTGATGACTCGGCCCGTACTGGAAGCCCTGCTTTCCCTGAAGGAGTACAACCGATTTTCCAAAGGGCTGTACGAATGGGTGGGGTTCCGGACCAAATGGTTTGAATATGAAAATGTGGAACGGGTGGCAGGAGAAACCAAGTGGTCTTTCTTCAAGCTGTTCCTGTACTCCATTGAAGGTATCGTGGCCTTTTCCACCGCCCCTCTGGCGCTGGCTTCCATCATGGGGGTACTTCTTTCCTTCATCTCATTCCTTTCCATCATTATCTTGACTGTCCGCGAATTGATCTGGCCCCATTCCGCTTATGGATGGACTTCCCTGGTATGCGTCTTCTGCATGATGGGTGGCATCGTGCTGCTGTGCTTGGGCATTTTGGGCCAATATCTGGCCAAAACCTATACGGAAGTTAAAAAGCGCCCTATTTACATCGCCAGGGAACGTTCCATCAAGCCTTTCAACTAA
- a CDS encoding nucleoside-diphosphate kinase, whose amino-acid sequence MPNTQEETTLILLKPDCVRKNLSGTILKRFLSEGFRLRGIKMIQLDEPVLREHYAHILDLVINGEPLFPKLLDFMTSSPVIAIALKGPGVIVRVRELLGPTNSQKAQKGTIRGDFGTDSMMNICHASDSRESAAVELARFFREEELFDGLN is encoded by the coding sequence ATGCCAAACACTCAAGAAGAAACAACGCTGATTTTGCTGAAGCCCGACTGTGTGCGGAAAAACCTTTCCGGCACCATTTTGAAACGTTTTTTGTCCGAAGGGTTTCGCCTGCGCGGCATAAAGATGATCCAGCTTGACGAACCGGTGCTCCGGGAACATTACGCCCATATTCTGGATCTGGTCATCAATGGGGAACCGCTTTTCCCGAAGCTGCTTGATTTCATGACCAGTTCTCCCGTCATCGCCATTGCCCTGAAAGGGCCCGGCGTTATTGTGCGCGTGCGCGAACTGCTGGGGCCCACCAATTCCCAGAAGGCGCAGAAGGGCACTATCCGCGGCGATTTCGGAACAGACAGCATGATGAACATCTGTCATGCGTCCGACAGCCGTGAATCCGCCGCCGTGGAGCTGGCAAGATTTTTCCGGGAAGAAGAACTGTTTGACGGCCTTAATTAA
- a CDS encoding pseudouridine synthase, producing MILAFNKPYGILSQFTKEAPHHRTLAEFGFPPGVYPVGRLDADSEGLLLLSDEKGLADRLLNPSGRHPRTYWSQVEGTPSETDLRPLELGGLRIRGHCTLPCRARLMRREPDVPPRIPPVRYRASIPTSWLELTLVEGKNRQVRRMTAAIGFPTLRLLRARIGNFSLAGLKPGAWKELDSRERRQLMP from the coding sequence ATGATTCTGGCGTTCAATAAACCTTACGGTATTCTCTCCCAATTTACGAAGGAGGCTCCCCACCACCGGACACTGGCTGAATTCGGGTTTCCTCCTGGCGTGTATCCTGTAGGAAGGCTGGATGCGGATTCGGAAGGGCTGCTTCTTTTATCCGATGAGAAGGGCCTGGCGGACCGTCTCCTGAACCCCTCCGGCAGGCATCCCAGAACTTATTGGAGCCAGGTGGAAGGCACTCCTTCCGAAACGGACCTTCGCCCTCTGGAACTCGGGGGCCTCCGCATCCGCGGGCACTGCACGCTGCCTTGCCGGGCACGCCTCATGCGCAGGGAGCCTGACGTGCCGCCCCGCATCCCTCCCGTCCGCTACCGCGCCTCCATTCCCACCTCATGGCTGGAATTGACGCTGGTGGAAGGGAAAAACCGCCAGGTGCGGCGCATGACCGCCGCCATCGGTTTTCCCACACTCCGGCTTCTTCGCGCCAGAATCGGAAATTTCTCCCTGGCGGGACTGAAACCCGGCGCATGGAAAGAACTGGATTCCCGCGAGCGAAGGCAGCTCATGCCGTAA
- a CDS encoding GspE/PulE family protein: MDTNLTLELFIGRGMIDKSLAKDIKEEMIASGKELPEVLADFGIIGSKDDIWQMIASDLGTEFITLDNFQPDPNVQNMMPATLVRLHGALPVRHGPEGLYVCLVDPLNPQTVEDLRFALGQDIHVLVAPDYQISERINELYGGESAAMSDLMQELNNMQVNNETEDSAAAPVIRFVDLVITQAIKEKASDIHFEPFEKEFKIRYRVDGALYEMQPPPVHLSVPVISRVKVMANMNIAERRIPQDGRIVKQIGNRSVDMRVSSLPTQYGESVVLRVLDRSSVNLNMDNLGLPAHIHEYILDTVHKPNGIFIVTGPTGAGKTTTLYAALREINTIDSKVLTAEDPVEYDIDGIIQIPINEAIGLDFPMVLRAFLRQDPDRILVGEMRDMATAQIAIQASLTGHLVLSTLHTNDSAGAITRLVDMGCEPFLVAASLEGVLAQRLVRTICPDCRTPYEPSSTILSQLGVSPYELGDKHFFTGRGCDKCSNSGYRGRKGIYELLDINDTLRDMITDRAPSVVLKQKAIEMGMSTLREDGLRNIYDGNTTIEEVLKYT; the protein is encoded by the coding sequence ATGGACACCAACCTCACACTGGAACTTTTCATCGGCCGGGGAATGATTGACAAATCCCTGGCAAAGGACATCAAGGAGGAAATGATCGCCTCCGGCAAGGAGCTGCCGGAAGTGCTTGCAGACTTCGGCATCATCGGCAGCAAGGATGATATCTGGCAGATGATTGCCAGCGACCTGGGTACGGAATTCATTACACTGGACAACTTCCAGCCGGATCCGAACGTGCAGAACATGATGCCGGCCACGCTCGTGCGCCTGCACGGGGCGCTCCCTGTGCGGCATGGTCCGGAAGGCCTGTACGTCTGCCTGGTGGATCCCCTGAATCCCCAGACGGTGGAAGACCTGCGCTTCGCCCTCGGCCAGGACATCCATGTTCTGGTAGCGCCGGATTACCAGATTTCCGAACGCATCAATGAGCTTTATGGAGGCGAATCCGCCGCCATGTCCGACCTGATGCAGGAGCTGAACAACATGCAGGTCAACAATGAGACGGAGGACTCCGCCGCCGCTCCCGTCATCCGCTTTGTGGACCTCGTCATTACGCAGGCCATCAAGGAAAAGGCCTCCGACATTCACTTCGAACCTTTTGAGAAGGAATTCAAAATCCGCTACCGTGTGGACGGCGCCCTGTATGAAATGCAGCCTCCCCCCGTCCACCTGTCCGTGCCGGTCATTTCCCGCGTCAAAGTCATGGCGAACATGAACATCGCGGAACGCCGCATTCCGCAGGACGGACGCATCGTCAAGCAGATAGGAAACCGTTCCGTGGACATGCGCGTTTCCTCCCTTCCCACTCAGTACGGAGAATCCGTGGTGCTCCGCGTTCTGGACCGCTCTTCCGTCAACTTGAACATGGACAACCTGGGGCTTCCCGCGCATATCCACGAATATATTCTGGATACGGTCCACAAGCCCAACGGCATTTTCATCGTTACCGGCCCCACCGGCGCCGGCAAGACAACTACGCTGTATGCCGCCCTGCGTGAAATCAATACCATTGATTCCAAGGTGCTGACGGCGGAAGACCCTGTTGAATACGATATTGACGGCATCATCCAGATTCCTATCAATGAAGCCATCGGCCTGGACTTCCCAATGGTGCTCCGCGCCTTCCTGCGACAGGACCCGGACCGTATTCTGGTGGGGGAAATGCGAGACATGGCAACAGCGCAGATCGCCATCCAGGCATCCCTGACGGGTCACCTGGTTCTCTCCACCCTGCACACGAACGACTCCGCCGGAGCCATTACGCGACTGGTGGACATGGGATGCGAACCTTTCCTGGTGGCGGCTTCCCTGGAAGGGGTGCTTGCACAGCGCCTGGTGCGCACCATCTGTCCGGACTGCCGCACGCCGTATGAACCCTCATCCACCATCCTCTCCCAGCTTGGCGTCTCTCCCTATGAACTGGGAGACAAGCACTTTTTCACGGGCCGAGGCTGTGATAAATGCTCCAATTCCGGCTACAGGGGCCGCAAGGGGATTTATGAGCTCCTGGATATTAACGATACCCTGCGCGACATGATTACGGATCGCGCTCCTTCCGTGGTGCTGAAGCAGAAAGCCATTGAAATGGGCATGTCCACGCTGCGGGAAGACGGGCTGAGAAATATTTATGACGGCAACACCACCATTGAAGAAGTGCTGAAATATACTTAA
- a CDS encoding GspE/PulE family protein — translation MYSNESYLIELLTQAGYLNEEILQYARSQKSPTQDLVDFLIQADYLTEDVIAQVAASNSLLPVVDLGSMHIPQEVRELITPELARRFRAIPISDDGFSINIAIDDPLNLETMDSLPQLMGRDVIFSVATHSAVESRLNEFYRDLSVPEETDGLEGEDAPIIRLVQQMLTDAFKMRASDIHIEPMENRLRIRYRVDGKLVEVATHPKKLLSPIIARLKVMSTTMSIAEKRMPQDGRIQMSIGGKQIDLRVSSVPSNHGESIVMRILDKSALVLGLPQLGFFSDDEAVFDRLITLPDGIILVTGPTGSGKTTTLYACLNHINRPDKKIITVEDPVEYELSGINQVMVKADIGMTFAAALRAMLRQAPNIIMIGEIRDMETASIAINASLTGHLVFSTLHTNDAPSAVARLADIGIKRFLIASSVRAIMAQRLVRKLCDRCKVDGTLTEKQAHTLNIDMSRLAQGQIKAPHGCDFCRGGGFKGRMGLFEIFEIDDEVRRMINENLTSPQLRQRARELGMRTLREDGVRKVLAGLTSPEEVLNVTMGDAN, via the coding sequence GTGTACTCCAACGAATCATATCTCATCGAACTTCTTACGCAGGCCGGATATCTGAATGAAGAAATTCTTCAGTACGCGCGCAGTCAAAAATCTCCCACCCAGGACCTGGTCGATTTTCTGATTCAGGCCGATTATCTTACGGAAGACGTCATCGCTCAGGTGGCGGCGTCAAACTCCCTGCTCCCCGTCGTGGACCTGGGCTCCATGCACATCCCCCAGGAGGTGCGCGAACTCATTACGCCGGAACTTGCCAGGCGCTTCCGGGCCATCCCCATTTCCGACGACGGTTTTTCCATCAACATTGCTATTGACGACCCCCTGAATCTGGAAACCATGGACAGCCTGCCCCAGCTGATGGGGCGGGATGTGATTTTCAGCGTCGCCACCCACAGCGCGGTAGAAAGCCGGTTGAATGAATTTTACCGGGATCTGAGCGTTCCGGAAGAAACCGACGGGCTGGAAGGGGAGGATGCTCCCATTATCCGGCTGGTGCAGCAGATGCTGACGGACGCTTTCAAAATGAGGGCTTCCGACATCCACATTGAGCCCATGGAAAACAGGCTCCGCATCCGCTACCGCGTGGACGGCAAGCTGGTGGAAGTGGCCACGCATCCCAAAAAACTGCTCAGCCCCATCATCGCTCGCCTCAAGGTAATGAGTACCACCATGAGCATTGCGGAAAAACGCATGCCCCAGGACGGGCGAATCCAGATGAGCATCGGCGGCAAGCAAATCGACCTCCGTGTTTCATCCGTCCCCAGCAACCACGGGGAAAGCATCGTCATGCGTATCCTGGACAAATCCGCCCTGGTGCTGGGCCTTCCCCAGCTCGGATTTTTCTCGGATGATGAAGCTGTGTTCGACCGCCTCATCACGCTGCCGGACGGCATTATCCTGGTGACGGGTCCTACCGGTTCCGGTAAAACCACGACCCTTTACGCGTGCCTGAACCACATCAACCGCCCGGATAAAAAAATCATCACGGTGGAAGACCCTGTGGAATACGAACTCTCCGGCATCAACCAGGTAATGGTAAAGGCGGATATCGGCATGACCTTCGCCGCCGCCCTGCGCGCCATGCTCCGCCAGGCTCCCAACATCATCATGATCGGGGAAATTCGAGACATGGAAACAGCCAGCATCGCCATCAACGCCTCCCTGACGGGGCACCTCGTATTCTCCACCCTTCACACCAATGACGCTCCCAGCGCCGTGGCCCGTCTGGCGGACATCGGCATCAAACGCTTCCTGATCGCCTCCTCCGTCCGCGCCATCATGGCCCAGCGTCTTGTCCGCAAGCTGTGCGACCGCTGCAAGGTGGACGGCACTCTGACGGAAAAGCAGGCGCATACGCTGAACATTGACATGTCCCGCCTTGCCCAGGGCCAAATCAAGGCGCCCCACGGCTGCGACTTTTGCCGCGGCGGCGGATTCAAGGGCCGGATGGGGCTGTTTGAGATTTTCGAAATCGACGACGAGGTGCGCCGCATGATTAACGAAAATCTGACTTCCCCCCAGCTGCGCCAGCGCGCCCGGGAACTGGGCATGAGAACCTTGAGGGAAGACGGCGTACGCAAAGTGCTGGCCGGCCTTACTTCTCCGGAAGAAGTGCTGAACGTCACCATGGGAGACGCCAACTGA
- the smpB gene encoding SsrA-binding protein SmpB, producing MSSDISTNKKARRDYEILDTYECGMELKGTEVKSIRAGKVNIADSFARVENGQMLLYGCDIQPWETAGEFFQHQARRPRRLLLHKREIFKLEQQTSQKGCSLVALKLYWKNGKVKLALGLGKGKTHRDQRYDLKARVEMREAQREVARINRR from the coding sequence ATGAGCTCCGACATTTCCACCAACAAAAAAGCCCGCCGGGATTACGAAATTCTGGACACCTACGAATGCGGCATGGAACTCAAGGGAACGGAAGTCAAATCCATCCGCGCCGGCAAGGTGAATATTGCCGATTCCTTCGCCAGGGTGGAAAACGGCCAGATGCTCCTGTACGGCTGCGACATCCAGCCCTGGGAGACAGCGGGAGAATTCTTCCAGCACCAGGCGCGCCGGCCCCGCCGCCTTCTTCTTCATAAACGGGAAATTTTCAAACTGGAACAGCAGACCTCCCAGAAAGGCTGCTCCCTGGTAGCTCTCAAGCTGTATTGGAAAAACGGCAAGGTGAAACTGGCTCTAGGCCTGGGCAAGGGCAAAACCCACCGCGACCAGCGCTACGATTTGAAAGCCCGCGTGGAAATGCGCGAAGCCCAGCGGGAAGTGGCCCGCATCAACCGCCGTTAA
- a CDS encoding type II secretion system F family protein translates to MPKYQYTALDHKGDQKTGTLEANSEAEAMESIRAHGLYPTQIVEAGKGKIQQTPAAKKKAKGAKKQKGKLGGKIKAKALMIFTRQLATLIDAGLPLLQSLNVLAKQEANPNLRVTIEALGDSVQGGSTFSEALAQHPRIFDRLFVNMVKAGELGGVLEVVLNRLAEYQEKAQKLKSKVISAMVYPSIVLFIAVGIVIFLMLVIVPKFKAMFAEQNQELPGISEFVFGISDWFMAAPFFVPNAVILAAVVAILYAVFTAMSKTPNGRRKIDSALLTMPVIGNVQSKSAIARFARTFGTLVTSGVPILQALTITKDTAGNMIVGDAIGLIHDSVKEGESVVTPMSSSKLFPPMVISMVDVGEETGQLPDMLLKIADVYDDEVDNAVGAMTSMLEPIMIVFLAVVVGGIVFAMFLPLLQVIEKMG, encoded by the coding sequence ATGCCTAAATATCAATACACAGCACTTGACCATAAAGGCGACCAGAAAACAGGTACCCTGGAGGCCAATTCCGAAGCGGAGGCCATGGAATCCATCCGGGCGCATGGCCTGTACCCCACCCAGATCGTAGAAGCGGGCAAGGGCAAGATTCAGCAGACGCCTGCCGCCAAGAAAAAGGCCAAGGGAGCCAAGAAGCAAAAAGGCAAGCTGGGAGGCAAAATCAAGGCCAAGGCTCTGATGATTTTCACCCGCCAGCTTGCTACGCTGATTGACGCGGGGCTTCCCCTGCTCCAGAGTTTGAACGTGCTGGCCAAACAGGAGGCAAACCCCAACCTGCGCGTAACCATTGAGGCTCTTGGAGATTCCGTTCAGGGCGGCTCCACCTTCTCGGAAGCCCTGGCCCAACACCCCAGAATTTTTGACCGCCTGTTTGTCAACATGGTAAAGGCCGGGGAACTGGGCGGTGTGCTGGAAGTCGTGCTGAACCGTCTGGCGGAATACCAGGAAAAGGCCCAAAAGCTGAAAAGCAAGGTGATCTCCGCCATGGTGTATCCCTCCATCGTCCTGTTTATCGCCGTAGGCATCGTGATCTTCCTGATGCTGGTCATCGTGCCCAAATTCAAGGCGATGTTCGCAGAACAGAACCAGGAACTTCCCGGTATTTCCGAGTTTGTGTTCGGCATCAGCGACTGGTTCATGGCCGCCCCCTTCTTTGTGCCCAATGCCGTCATTCTGGCCGCGGTAGTCGCCATCCTGTACGCTGTTTTCACGGCCATGAGCAAGACGCCCAACGGACGCCGCAAGATTGACTCCGCTCTGCTGACCATGCCGGTCATCGGCAATGTGCAGAGCAAAAGCGCCATCGCCCGCTTCGCCCGAACCTTCGGTACGCTGGTGACTTCCGGCGTCCCCATCCTCCAGGCGCTTACCATCACGAAGGATACCGCCGGCAACATGATCGTGGGAGACGCCATCGGCCTCATCCATGACTCCGTCAAGGAAGGCGAATCCGTAGTTACGCCCATGTCCTCCTCCAAGCTTTTCCCGCCCATGGTAATCTCCATGGTGGACGTGGGGGAAGAAACCGGCCAGTTGCCGGACATGCTCCTGAAAATCGCGGACGTGTATGATGATGAAGTGGACAATGCCGTGGGAGCTATGACCTCCATGCTGGAACCCATCATGATCGTATTCCTGGCCGTGGTCGTGGGCGGCATCGTGTTCGCCATGTTCCTTCCCCTCCTGCAGGTTATTGAAAAGATGGGATAA
- a CDS encoding glycosyltransferase family 2 protein encodes MDTEPDFSIITPSYNYARYVRECIESVKNQEGATFEHIIQDAGSTDGTLDILHSYPHLKLHVEKDSGMSEGINRGFRKARGKWVMWLNTDDRLLPGALAAVKAFADSRPDADIVYGAWNFIGPDGEIQRAMKALPYSLNMHIWYGTYLASTALFLRRSTTIEEGFLLDERFHYDMDGEYYARLGRAGKKFVHYNRLLADFRWHGDNLSAPNIECRDMDAELKRQKQHGEDAAIKRIYGLSFSKHSCNNIMDGFMREAYRMKKAFLYLTTPWEK; translated from the coding sequence ATGGACACAGAACCGGATTTCAGCATTATTACGCCCAGCTATAATTACGCCCGCTACGTAAGGGAATGCATAGAGAGCGTCAAAAACCAGGAAGGGGCTACATTTGAACACATTATCCAGGACGCAGGGTCCACGGACGGCACCCTGGATATCCTGCACTCCTACCCTCACCTGAAACTGCATGTGGAAAAGGATTCCGGCATGTCGGAAGGCATCAACCGCGGCTTCCGCAAGGCGCGCGGGAAATGGGTTATGTGGCTGAATACGGATGACCGGTTGCTGCCGGGGGCTCTGGCGGCGGTCAAGGCTTTTGCGGATTCCCGCCCGGATGCGGACATTGTGTATGGAGCATGGAATTTCATCGGGCCGGACGGAGAAATCCAACGCGCCATGAAGGCCCTGCCCTACAGTCTGAACATGCACATCTGGTACGGCACCTATCTGGCTTCCACCGCATTGTTCCTGCGCCGGAGCACTACTATTGAAGAGGGGTTCCTGCTGGACGAACGCTTCCACTACGACATGGACGGGGAATATTACGCGCGCCTGGGCCGGGCGGGGAAGAAGTTCGTGCATTACAACAGGCTGCTGGCGGATTTTCGCTGGCATGGCGACAATCTGAGCGCCCCCAATATCGAATGCCGGGACATGGACGCTGAGCTAAAGCGCCAGAAGCAGCACGGAGAGGATGCCGCCATCAAGCGCATTTACGGCCTTTCCTTTTCCAAGCACAGCTGCAACAATATCATGGACGGCTTCATGCGTGAGGCCTACCGTATGAAAAAGGCCTTCCTTTATCTTACCACTCCCTGGGAAAAGTAA
- a CDS encoding DNA-directed RNA polymerase subunit omega — protein sequence MKAELVEQASKIIPEPQMLINVVSRRVAQLNNGRAPLVPTTPHMGNANIALTEIIEGKLVYHTESGSLQEDNQ from the coding sequence ATGAAAGCCGAACTCGTCGAACAAGCCTCCAAAATCATTCCCGAGCCCCAAATGCTGATCAACGTGGTTTCCCGCCGCGTAGCCCAGCTTAATAATGGCCGCGCCCCGCTGGTGCCTACCACACCCCATATGGGCAACGCGAACATTGCCCTGACGGAAATCATTGAAGGCAAGCTCGTCTATCATACGGAATCCGGCAGCCTCCAGGAAGACAACCAGTAA